The genomic DNA TTTTTATGGCGGCACCGCCCAAATTGTAAAAGTGGCGTCTGCTATTAACTACCAGTCTGTTTCAGGTTTTACAACTGCAGCAGCCACGCTTTATGGTGTTGTTGCCGATACAGCCGGACAAAGCGATAATAACCCTGTAATAGCGCAATTAACAACACTCGGCGGCGGAACCGCCAATACCGTCATCGTTGTAGATACATCATTACAGGCAACACGTGCCGTTATTACAACAGATTTTTTTACTACTGTATCAGCAGATTCTGCCCGCATCCGTTGCTTTCACTTTTCACCCGATGCACCAAAACTGGATTTCTATATCAGCAGCGTAACAACACCCGACTTTACACGCGACTTTCTGTTTCGTCAGAACAGTAACGAAAATGTGGCATCGCTTGCCTTCAAATATTACCTGAAAGGAGATTATGTGATCATTGCCCGCGAAGCCGGCACAAGCAATGAAGTGGCCAGGCTGCCGGTATCACTGGCAGGTACTAAACATTACACCCTGTACTCCTCCGGCTTCCTCAGTAAAGCAGGTACAGCCGAAGGCTTTAAAATAGGATTACTGTTACAGGACTTTTAACAGAATACACCTGTTGTTTGTAACAACGAAATCAAATAAGTCTCACAGCATAAGAATTCCCATAGAATAAAACGAGGCCGTATCATAAGTGCGATACGGCCTCGTTTTATTCGGGTA from Filimonas effusa includes the following:
- a CDS encoding DUF4397 domain-containing protein produces the protein MKQVLFIVVVCVLAGTILTSCSKNASYTPPPDTKVSFANLSARHPSLDFYGGTAQIVKVASAINYQSVSGFTTAAATLYGVVADTAGQSDNNPVIAQLTTLGGGTANTVIVVDTSLQATRAVITTDFFTTVSADSARIRCFHFSPDAPKLDFYISSVTTPDFTRDFLFRQNSNENVASLAFKYYLKGDYVIIAREAGTSNEVARLPVSLAGTKHYTLYSSGFLSKAGTAEGFKIGLLLQDF